The proteins below are encoded in one region of Myxococcales bacterium:
- a CDS encoding acyl-CoA dehydrogenase family protein, translating to MLSPFTDEHQLFRKQIKQFMENELAPASSEWEKAGIFPRWVFKKAAELGVFAAHYPEDVGGGGGDYWFSVAKAEELHRCESGGVVMALLVQGDMTTPCIQDLGSKEQKEEFLKPALQGEKIAALAVSEPNAGSDVAAITTTARRVGDEYVINGSKTYITNGSRADFVTLLVKTDPEAGYGGISIVLLPTDVKGYGVSKMLKKIGNCSSDTAELFFDGCRVPARYLLGEEGQGFYYLMQNFQTERLIASISAVAGAYTALERTVEWGGQRSAFGKPLIKREVWQHRFVDLYTKLEAARALSYQAVRSYNQEKYIDQSEVSLETTKFISMSKVFVGDVTSEIIDTCLQFHGGMGYLDELWVSRMWRDQRLLRIAGGSTEVMKYALSKIMGF from the coding sequence ATACTTAGCCCATTCACTGACGAGCATCAGCTTTTTCGAAAGCAAATAAAGCAGTTCATGGAAAATGAACTCGCACCTGCCTCCTCCGAATGGGAGAAGGCTGGCATTTTTCCACGGTGGGTATTTAAAAAAGCCGCCGAGCTTGGCGTTTTCGCCGCACATTACCCGGAGGATGTTGGAGGCGGTGGAGGCGATTATTGGTTTAGCGTAGCCAAAGCCGAAGAGTTGCATCGCTGTGAGTCCGGTGGCGTGGTGATGGCGTTACTGGTGCAAGGCGACATGACCACACCATGCATTCAAGATTTGGGTAGCAAAGAGCAAAAAGAAGAGTTTCTCAAACCTGCATTGCAGGGCGAAAAAATTGCTGCGCTTGCAGTAAGTGAGCCTAACGCAGGATCGGACGTTGCGGCCATCACAACGACTGCCCGCCGCGTGGGTGATGAGTATGTGATCAATGGCTCGAAGACTTACATCACCAATGGTAGTCGTGCTGATTTTGTGACGCTGCTTGTTAAAACAGATCCAGAGGCTGGATATGGGGGCATTTCAATTGTGTTGCTCCCCACCGACGTCAAAGGTTATGGCGTCTCGAAAATGCTAAAAAAGATCGGCAACTGTTCCAGTGACACGGCCGAACTTTTTTTCGATGGATGTCGAGTGCCTGCTCGCTATCTTCTGGGTGAAGAAGGCCAGGGCTTCTACTACCTCATGCAAAACTTTCAGACCGAACGTTTGATAGCGTCAATAAGCGCGGTGGCTGGAGCCTATACCGCGCTTGAGCGTACTGTTGAGTGGGGTGGACAACGATCAGCTTTTGGAAAACCTTTGATTAAACGAGAAGTGTGGCAGCATCGTTTTGTCGATTTGTACACCAAGCTTGAAGCGGCTAGAGCGCTCAGCTACCAAGCCGTTCGTTCTTACAACCAAGAAAAATACATCGACCAAAGTGAGGTTTCTCTTGAGACCACAAAATTTATTTCGATGAGTAAAGTTTTTGTTGGGGATGTTACTTCGGAGATCATCGACACCTGCCTTCAGTTTCATGGAGGCATGGGCTACTTGGATGAGCTTTGGGTCTCCCGTATGTGGCGTGATCAGCGTTTATTGCGCATTGCTGGCGGAAGCACCGAGGTCATGAAGTACGCTCTTTCTAAAATCATGGGTTTTTGA
- a CDS encoding peptidyl-prolyl cis-trans isomerase, which yields MLSRLFVITTFLCCSLVFLSVFAQLAHSQQADTAELTRRAELLFHIEGGQSLSVGELEDFINSQSPALRDYYSAPEHRKELFDERLRLALMEKYATSKKYSTHEEVIQKEKEFLVRELLLDKIDKPLRASAFPEAELKSFYTSHIADFSKAEYRRASHMLVADKTKALALLREAQKGDVRAFRELAQQHSIDMQTRMRGGDLLYFPKDEDKSSQNPQVDPALRKAAFAVAELGELYAKPVQVGEDWSIVKLTGLRPAEKQSFAQAKAKIQGLMFSQKRQQAIESLLARLRKSSTVQVNEKLLKAIDLRDAEIKPGQSDKHHH from the coding sequence ATGCTAAGCCGTCTTTTTGTCATCACCACTTTTCTTTGTTGTAGCCTGGTATTTCTCAGTGTCTTTGCGCAGCTTGCGCATAGTCAACAAGCTGATACAGCTGAGCTCACGCGACGCGCTGAACTCCTATTCCATATTGAGGGTGGACAATCGCTTAGCGTGGGCGAGCTTGAAGACTTCATTAATAGCCAATCGCCTGCCTTGCGTGACTATTATAGCGCGCCAGAGCATCGTAAAGAGCTTTTCGACGAGCGCTTGCGTTTGGCCCTTATGGAGAAATACGCCACATCAAAAAAATACTCGACTCATGAAGAAGTCATTCAAAAAGAAAAAGAATTTTTAGTGCGGGAGCTGCTCCTCGATAAAATAGATAAACCCTTGCGGGCATCTGCTTTTCCTGAAGCTGAACTCAAGTCCTTTTATACAAGCCACATCGCCGATTTTTCAAAAGCAGAGTACCGCCGCGCGAGTCATATGTTGGTCGCCGACAAAACGAAGGCCTTGGCTCTTTTAAGGGAGGCCCAAAAAGGAGACGTCCGGGCTTTCCGAGAACTGGCGCAACAGCACAGCATCGATATGCAAACGCGTATGCGTGGTGGAGACTTGCTTTATTTTCCCAAAGACGAAGACAAAAGTTCACAGAATCCACAAGTCGATCCCGCCTTACGAAAAGCTGCCTTTGCCGTTGCGGAACTCGGCGAGCTTTACGCTAAGCCGGTGCAGGTGGGTGAAGACTGGAGCATCGTCAAGCTGACTGGTTTGCGCCCCGCTGAAAAGCAAAGCTTTGCTCAGGCCAAAGCCAAGATTCAAGGACTAATGTTTAGCCAAAAACGACAGCAAGCGATTGAGTCCTTGCTTGCTCGTTTGAGGAAGAGCAGCACTGTCCAGGTTAATGAAAAGCTACTCAAGGCCATCGATTTACGTGATGCCGAGATCAAGCCTGGCCAAAGTGATAAGCATCATCACTGA
- a CDS encoding sigma 54-interacting transcriptional regulator, whose translation MSTSLPDTSAENFSPTKITYVGGRPTTITLRRCKLVVVQDGEAKQHVFDRDVINVGAMDDNDVVVDDETVSRNHCKIFREGNHYILQDLNSTNGTFINRVRIREAFLRPNCTIRVGKTDVHFAPVDEQVEIVPSDKDRFGDMIGKNAKLREIYAILEKIAPTDATVVIEGETGTGKEVVARTVHQQSPRREGPFIVFDCGAVPENLIESELFGHEKGSFTGAVSTRQGVFELANGGTVFLDELGELASDLQPKLLRVLEQREVKRVGGSRPIKVDVRVVAATNRDLEEEVRAGRFREDLFYRLSVVRISLPPLRDRLEDIEALVHHFLDTCHFNRNADGTHKVTAFSPETLECLHGYAWPGNIRELLNIVERAVSFSESDSLEVQDLPDHVAKPERRIKSQIRSTTAGSDDDDQQLIDSADLAALSGNFKEAKEQWVSAFEKDFIAQLLKQNDNNISHAAREAGIDRKYFRKLMKKYEITVDDA comes from the coding sequence ATGAGTACATCGCTACCGGATACCAGTGCGGAGAATTTTTCACCCACTAAAATTACCTACGTTGGTGGCAGGCCCACAACCATCACACTTCGTCGTTGTAAGCTTGTTGTCGTTCAAGATGGAGAAGCAAAACAGCACGTCTTTGATCGCGACGTGATTAATGTTGGGGCCATGGATGACAACGACGTTGTGGTCGATGATGAGACCGTCAGCCGTAATCACTGCAAGATTTTCCGCGAAGGCAATCATTACATTTTGCAGGATCTTAACTCCACGAACGGCACCTTTATTAATCGTGTGCGTATTCGCGAAGCTTTTCTAAGGCCCAATTGCACGATCCGTGTGGGGAAAACCGATGTGCACTTTGCGCCGGTTGATGAACAAGTTGAAATCGTGCCATCGGATAAAGACCGGTTTGGCGACATGATTGGTAAAAACGCAAAACTGCGTGAAATCTACGCCATCTTAGAGAAAATCGCCCCGACCGATGCAACCGTTGTAATCGAAGGTGAGACCGGTACCGGTAAAGAAGTCGTGGCACGCACCGTGCATCAACAATCGCCTCGCCGAGAAGGGCCTTTCATTGTTTTTGACTGTGGCGCTGTGCCAGAAAACTTGATTGAAAGTGAGCTCTTTGGTCATGAAAAAGGCTCATTCACTGGAGCTGTCTCGACGCGTCAAGGCGTGTTTGAACTCGCGAATGGCGGCACCGTCTTTTTGGATGAGTTGGGTGAGCTTGCTAGTGATTTGCAGCCGAAGCTTTTGCGTGTGCTTGAGCAGCGCGAAGTAAAGCGTGTTGGTGGTTCTCGTCCCATCAAAGTTGACGTGCGTGTGGTAGCTGCCACCAACCGAGACCTGGAAGAAGAAGTTCGTGCGGGTCGCTTTCGGGAAGACTTGTTCTATCGCCTGAGTGTAGTGCGTATTTCGCTTCCGCCTTTGCGGGATCGTCTCGAAGATATCGAGGCCTTGGTGCATCACTTCCTTGATACCTGTCATTTCAATCGCAATGCAGACGGTACACACAAGGTAACTGCTTTTTCCCCGGAGACCTTGGAGTGTTTGCATGGCTATGCCTGGCCTGGCAACATTCGCGAGTTACTCAATATCGTAGAGCGTGCCGTAAGTTTTTCAGAGAGCGATTCTCTGGAAGTTCAAGACCTTCCAGATCACGTTGCAAAGCCCGAACGCCGAATCAAGAGTCAAATTCGGTCAACAACTGCCGGAAGCGACGACGACGATCAGCAGCTTATCGACAGCGCGGATTTGGCTGCGCTGAGCGGTAATTTTAAAGAAGCCAAAGAGCAATGGGTCTCTGCTTTTGAAAAAGACTTTATTGCGCAGCTTCTTAAACAAAACGATAACAATATCTCTCATGCTGCGCGCGAAGCTGGTATCGATCGTAAATATTTCCGCAAACTCATGAAGAAATATGAGATTACGGTCGACGACGCGTAG